The Planctomycetota bacterium region GGTGTCGTTGGTCGTCGCCGACGCCGCCGTCGTGCCCTTACCCGACGTACCCGTCTTCCCGGCCGAAACCTGGAGCGATCCGGCGCCGCGCGGCGGGCCGCCCTGGGCGGGTAGCCGCTTTCCGCGGGTTTCCCGCACGCTGCACAAACTGCTCGCCGATCAGCGTCACTTCTACGACGACGAAGCGCTCGTCTGCATGGCGGCCGCGTTCGGCGCGGGAGCGTTGATGGCCAACACCGGGTTCGACACCACCGTGCAGACCGCCTGGCAGCAGAGCGTCACCCCGACCGACCTGGGGAAGTTCTTCTCGGGATGCAAGGACATCGGCGAGGGGCGCTACGCGCTGTCGGTGTTCGGCGCCGCCGCGGCGACGGGATTGATTCTCGAGGGGCGTCCGACGGGGGACGTGATCGGCGAGTGGGGGTCACGGTCGCTGCGGATGTTCGTCGTCGGCGCAGCGCCAGTGTACGTCCTCCAGCTCGCCACCGGGGCATCGCGGCCCGGAGAAAGCCCGGCGGGGAGCAAATGGCATTTTTTCAACGACAACAATGGCGTCAGCGGCCATGCGTTCGTCGGCGCCATCCCCTTCCTGGCCGCCGCCGAGATGGCGGAAAGCCCGTGGGCGAAGGGAGGACTGCTGGTCTGCTCGACCTTCGTCGCCTTCTCCCGGGTCACCGACAACGCCCACTATCCGTCGCAGGCGTTTCTCGGCTGGTACCTCGCCTGGGCGAGTGCCGTGGCCGTGGACCGCACGGAGTGGCAGTACGCCGGGATGGACATCAGCCTCGTGCCGATGCCGATGGCAGATCTCGGCGGCATGTCCGTCGAGGCCCGCTGGTGAGCGCGGCAGTCGTGAGCCCGGTCCCGAGTGGGTCAGCCGACGACGAGCATTGCCACGGCCATCATCGCAGCGGTCATGCCCAGCGGCAGGGCGGGAACGTGCTGCCACCACGCGCTGGCCGTGGTCACGGTCGAGCCGACGACTGCCTCTCGGACGGCGCTGGCCGACAGCGGCATCGCGATCCCGTCGCGGCCGTCGCCGCCGATGATCAGCACCCGCGGCACTCGCTCGGCCGGGGTGGCGGTCATGCTGGCAGCGACCCGCTCCTGGAGCAGGCCGGCGAAATCGGAGCCGTGCATGTCGTCGAGCTCAGCAGCCACGATCCACGCGTCGAACTCCCGGCCGCGGGCGAGGCGAAGGGCCTCGGCACCGCTGGAGCGATAGTGCATTTCGAGCGATCCCGAACGGGCTTCGGAAGCCAGCACGGTGTGGTCGTCGAAGTTGGGGTCAATGATCGCGATCCGGAGGACCTCTGCATACGTTTCGCTGGACATGGCGAGACTCCTTACGGGGATCGACCGAAGAGGGATACAGGGATATGTGGAACGGTGGGACCTGCCGGGGCACAACCGGGCTCAGCCGCGGACCTGGGCGGGGATCTTGGTCTGTGGCGGTACCAGACCGGCGGGGTCGAGCACGTCGAGGGTGACGGGACGCACGCGATACCCAGTGACACCGGCGGCCAGGGCCCGCTGCTCATCCTCGATGCGATACTCTTCCGCAACGACGTAAACCCGCGACTTGGCCACCTCGTCGAGGTGCCCGAGGGACACGCTCGACCCGCTGCGAAGCGGATCGACGCTGCTCTGTTCGATGTCTTCGGCGAGCATGTCGAGCAGGTCGAAGCCCGACATGTCGGGGAGTTCGCCGGCGATCAGCCAGACGTCGGACCGGAAGCGCTTCGCCATCCGCATCGCCGCCCGGCCGTCGGCACAGAAGTGGAGGCCAATCAGCCCCTTCCGTGCCGACCCGACGAAGTCGCCGTAGTGGTGAATCGCCGGGTCGACGATCACGACCTCCCGGATCCGCGACGGGGCCGGGTGAGATGCGGAATCGGGACCGCCGTGCTGCTGCGTGTCATTCGCTGCCGCGGGGCGATCTGAAGTCGACATGATGACCTCCTTGGGACCGGCACCGTCGGGTGCGGTCGCACGATGGAAAACCATTCGCATCGTTCCCACGGCCGGACCGTCGCAGGGCGGCGGCGCAGGGCCGCCGGCAGCGCGTACCAGCCGCAGTGCCATCCGGCGACCACCAGCGTCGCCGGCCACCAGCAGGAGCGGAGCTCAGATCAACGACAGGATCGGGAGAAACAGCGAGATCGGCAGGAGGCACAGGAGGCAGTCGGAACGGGTGAACCAAGCCAAGTCAGCGCCGTTGCCGACCTTGCCGACCGAGACGCCCTGGGCGATGTGCGAGCCATTCATGACCAAGTCCTCCATATGCCGCCCTGCGGTCGGTAACCGGCCGGTCCCACTGAGCGGGACCGACCGAACAGCGGGGCTGATGGAACATGTGCAGGTGGTGTGCCAAACCTCGCGGTTGGAGCTATATCAGGTCTTTTTTTCCGTGGAATGCGTAAAACAGTCCGTTTTTTGGCTGCTCGCTCGGGTATTCGTTCCTATCGCCTGGCGTCCACCGGGTCGGAGAGTGTCCCGCGTCCGGTTCGAATTGCCCCAGTGGGTGGTGTGAATCGCCCCACCCCTGGCTGTCCGTGGACAAAGCCCTCCATGGCCTTTGTCCACTTGAGCGACCGCGGGAAACGCCGAGGGTTTCCCGGGTCGCCATCGGCCGCATCCGGCGGCCGGTCACTTTTTCCACGGGTTGCTGGATGGCAGTGAGGTACTCACCCCATGACCCGTGCGGTCGCCGCTTGGCGGCCTGGATCGGCGCTCAGGTTCGGCCGCCGACCCGATCGGCAACCGAGAAACTCGGGAAAGCGGCCGGTCAGCTACCGGACAGCAGGTCCGCCACGACCTCACGGACGAGCCCGGAATCGAGATCGTCGACGATGCCGACGTGCCCCAGGTCTGTCGGCAGGATGAACCGGACCCGGCCGTGGAGGCTTTTCTTGTCGCGGGACAGGGCCTCGACGATCCCCTCCACCGACAGCCCCGCGATACCGACAGGGGCCAGCGGAAGGCCGAACCGGGCCAGGAGGGCAGCTTGGCGGCGGGCGATCTCGACCGGCAACCGCCCCGTGGCAAGGGCCAGCCGGGCGGCAGCGGTCATCCCCATTGCGACCGCCTCGCCGTGGAGCAACCGGCCATATCCGGCCAGATTCTCGATGGCGTGGCCGATCGTATGGCCGTAATTGAGGATCGCCCGCAGACCGGACCGCTCGAATTCGTCCGCCCCCACGACGGTGGCCTTGAGGTCCACGCAGCGGCCCACGAGGTGGGAAATGGCCGCCGGCTCCCGGGCGAGGATCGAATCGACCGATCCCTCCAGCCAGACGAACAGCTCGCTGTCGAGGATCACGCCGTATTTGACGACCTCGGCCAGGCCGCTGCGGTATTCGCGGTCCGGGAGCGTCGCGAGCGAAGCCGGGTCGCAGGCCACGCCGACGGGCTGCCAAAACGCCCCCACCAGATTCTTGCCGGCGGCGAGATTGATCCCTGTTTTGCCGCCGATCGCGCTATCCACCTGGGCGACGAGCGTCGTCGGCACCTGCCACACCGGAAGCCCCCGGACGAACGTCGCCGCGACGAACCCGGCGAGATCCCCGACCACTCCCCCCCCGACGGCGATGACGTGCGTCGCCCGGTCGGCTGGAAGGCCGGCGAGGGCCTCCCACAACCGCACCGCTTCCGCGGCCGATTTGCTCGTCTCACCGGCCGGGACCGCGATCAGCGCCGTCGTCAGGCCCCGCGCCGACAGGGCCGATTCGACCTCCACAGCCACGGTGGCCGCGACCGCACCGTCGGCGATCACGACACCGCGCCGGGCGCCCGCTTCCGCCACCCCGTCGAGTAGTCGGGAAACCGCACCAATCCCGACGAAAACCCGGCTGACCGCTGGAGCGGCCCGTCCGCGGGCACCGTCGTCGGCGAAGCGGATCACCCGCTCGTGGAGCGTCACGGGTCAGCCTGCGCCGAGGCGCGCGAGATCGTCGGCGGTGACGGTCACGACCCGGGCGAAGCCGGAGTGCACCCGGCAGTAGTCGAGATCCGAGGCTTCCTGGGGGGTCGCGTGGAGGGCCGCTTCGACCCGCTCTCGGTCGGTCGCGGACCACTCGTCGTAGTCCCCGGGCCACACCGTGCGGGCCTCGACGACGAGAGCCTCCCGGTACGGGTCGAAGGCGTTGGGCATGGATCGTCCTGTCGCAGGCTGGCAGGGGATCGGCTATCCACTCCGGTCCGCCTACCGTGTCACGAGAGTATACCCTCGCCACCGCGGCGATCGGCTCGAGCGCGGCCGCGCCATCCCGCACCCGAACGCACCCCCGATGACATACCCGCGACCCTTCCCCGACGTCTCCCAGAACCGCGGTGCGGTCACGCCGGCATCGTCGGGGCGGCGGCTCGTGGCCGGCCTGGTGGCCCTCGGAATCGCTGCGGGAATCACCGGGATCGCCTGGCAGCGCGGCCAAACCAGGCGGTGTCTGGGCTTCTATGGTGCCGAGGTCGCCAGGGCGATCACTACGGCGCCGCATGTCGAGCTGTGGTCCGGCGTCCGCCCCGGAGATCGCCCGGGCACGTGGTTGGCAGCCGCGCGCCGGGATGTCAGTGCCGCGCGGGGGCTGGTCCATCTGCGCCGCGGTCTGGTCGAGGACGCGAATTTCCTCGCCGGGACGGCGTCCAACGGTGACGGTGGCGGCGGTGAGGCGGCCGACTCCGGCTGGAGCCACGTGCTCGTGTTCTCGAGGGACCCCGTGTCCAAAGTGGATACCGGCGACGG contains the following coding sequences:
- a CDS encoding response regulator is translated as MSTSDRPAAANDTQQHGGPDSASHPAPSRIREVVIVDPAIHHYGDFVGSARKGLIGLHFCADGRAAMRMAKRFRSDVWLIAGELPDMSGFDLLDMLAEDIEQSSVDPLRSGSSVSLGHLDEVAKSRVYVVAEEYRIEDEQRALAAGVTGYRVRPVTLDVLDPAGLVPPQTKIPAQVRG
- the aroB gene encoding 3-dehydroquinate synthase; amino-acid sequence: MTLHERVIRFADDGARGRAAPAVSRVFVGIGAVSRLLDGVAEAGARRGVVIADGAVAATVAVEVESALSARGLTTALIAVPAGETSKSAAEAVRLWEALAGLPADRATHVIAVGGGVVGDLAGFVAATFVRGLPVWQVPTTLVAQVDSAIGGKTGINLAAGKNLVGAFWQPVGVACDPASLATLPDREYRSGLAEVVKYGVILDSELFVWLEGSVDSILAREPAAISHLVGRCVDLKATVVGADEFERSGLRAILNYGHTIGHAIENLAGYGRLLHGEAVAMGMTAAARLALATGRLPVEIARRQAALLARFGLPLAPVGIAGLSVEGIVEALSRDKKSLHGRVRFILPTDLGHVGIVDDLDSGLVREVVADLLSGS